From a single Oncorhynchus tshawytscha isolate Ot180627B unplaced genomic scaffold, Otsh_v2.0 Un_contig_13158_pilon_pilon, whole genome shotgun sequence genomic region:
- the LOC112235705 gene encoding GDP-fucose transporter 1 isoform X2 yields MALAGSDSMEEGKGETFLLKAIKIGGVVVLYWFISITMVFLNNYLLDSKDLDAPLFVTFYQCLVTVGLCYGMHLLSHLCPGVIDFPSVKFDLKVCREVLPLSIVFIGMITFNNLCLKHVGVAFYTVGRSLSTVFNVLLSYVILKQTTSFYAILCCGIILGGFWLGVDQEGVAGSLSWTGVFFGVLASACVSLNAIFTKRVMPAVDGNIWKLSFYNNINACILFLPLILVFGEVGHLVHFSRLGDPTFWGMMTLGGVFGFAIGYVTGLQIKFTSPLTHNVSGTAKACAQTVIAVVYNQSSKSFLWWTSNLMVLGGSSAYTWVKGMEMKKVHIPQEESKEKLLGEKSDAGV; encoded by the exons ATGGCTCTAGCAGGCTCGGACTCCATGGAAGAAGGAAAAGGCGAGACGTTTCTACTTAAAGCCATCAAAATAGGTGGTGTGGTCGTACTTTATTGGTTCATTTCAATAACCATGGTGTTCTTAAATAACTACTTGCTAGACAGTAAAGATTTGGACGCGCCGCTATTTGTGACATTTTACCAGTGCCTTGTGACTGTCGGACTGTGCTATGGCATGCACTTGCTATCCCACTTATGTCCGGGTGTCATCGACTTCCCCTCCGTCAAGTTCGACCTAAAGGTATGCCGGGAGGTTCTACCCCTGTCCATCGTGTTCATTGGAATGATAACCTTCAACAACTTGTGCCTGAAGCATGTAGGGGTGGCCTTCTACACTGTCGGCAGGTCACTCAGCACAGTCTTCAACGTTCTACTCTCCTACGTGATCCTCAAGCAAACGACGTCCTTCTACGCCATCCTGTGTTGTGGAATTATTCTAG GTGGATTCTGGTTGGGTGTGGACCAGGAAGGTGTGGCGGGCTCCCTGTCGTGGACGGGTGTGTTTTTCGGTGTGCTGGCCAGCGCCTGCGTCTCCCTCAACGCCATCTTCACCAAGCGGGTCATGCCGGCGGTAGACGGAAACATCTGGAAGCTCTCCTTCTACAACAACATCAACGCATGcatcctcttcctcccactcATCCTCGTCTTCGGTGAGGTCGGCCACCTCGTCCATTTCAGCCGCCTGGGTGACCCTACGTTCTGGGGCATGATGACGCTGGGCGGCGTGTTCGGTTTCGCCATCGGCTATGTGACGGGCCTCCAAATCAAGTTCACGAGTCCGCTGACGCACAACGTGTCGGGGACGGCCAAGGCCTGCGCTCAGACGGTCATCGCTGTGGTCTATAACCAGTCCAGTAAAAGTTTCCTgtggtggactagtaacctgaTGGTCCTTGGCGGGTCTTCTGCCTACACCTGGGTCAAAGGCATGGAGATGAAGAAGGTCCATATTCCCCAGGAGGAGTCCAAAGAGAAACTGCTAGGGGAGAAGAGTGATGCCGGGGTATAG
- the LOC112235705 gene encoding GDP-fucose transporter 1 isoform X1: MISIMNRVQLKRSNILRMALAGSDSMEEGKGETFLLKAIKIGGVVVLYWFISITMVFLNNYLLDSKDLDAPLFVTFYQCLVTVGLCYGMHLLSHLCPGVIDFPSVKFDLKVCREVLPLSIVFIGMITFNNLCLKHVGVAFYTVGRSLSTVFNVLLSYVILKQTTSFYAILCCGIILGGFWLGVDQEGVAGSLSWTGVFFGVLASACVSLNAIFTKRVMPAVDGNIWKLSFYNNINACILFLPLILVFGEVGHLVHFSRLGDPTFWGMMTLGGVFGFAIGYVTGLQIKFTSPLTHNVSGTAKACAQTVIAVVYNQSSKSFLWWTSNLMVLGGSSAYTWVKGMEMKKVHIPQEESKEKLLGEKSDAGV, translated from the exons ATGATTTCAATCATGAACAGGGTGCAGTTGAAACGCTCGAACATCTTGAGAATGGCTCTAGCAGGCTCGGACTCCATGGAAGAAGGAAAAGGCGAGACGTTTCTACTTAAAGCCATCAAAATAGGTGGTGTGGTCGTACTTTATTGGTTCATTTCAATAACCATGGTGTTCTTAAATAACTACTTGCTAGACAGTAAAGATTTGGACGCGCCGCTATTTGTGACATTTTACCAGTGCCTTGTGACTGTCGGACTGTGCTATGGCATGCACTTGCTATCCCACTTATGTCCGGGTGTCATCGACTTCCCCTCCGTCAAGTTCGACCTAAAGGTATGCCGGGAGGTTCTACCCCTGTCCATCGTGTTCATTGGAATGATAACCTTCAACAACTTGTGCCTGAAGCATGTAGGGGTGGCCTTCTACACTGTCGGCAGGTCACTCAGCACAGTCTTCAACGTTCTACTCTCCTACGTGATCCTCAAGCAAACGACGTCCTTCTACGCCATCCTGTGTTGTGGAATTATTCTAG GTGGATTCTGGTTGGGTGTGGACCAGGAAGGTGTGGCGGGCTCCCTGTCGTGGACGGGTGTGTTTTTCGGTGTGCTGGCCAGCGCCTGCGTCTCCCTCAACGCCATCTTCACCAAGCGGGTCATGCCGGCGGTAGACGGAAACATCTGGAAGCTCTCCTTCTACAACAACATCAACGCATGcatcctcttcctcccactcATCCTCGTCTTCGGTGAGGTCGGCCACCTCGTCCATTTCAGCCGCCTGGGTGACCCTACGTTCTGGGGCATGATGACGCTGGGCGGCGTGTTCGGTTTCGCCATCGGCTATGTGACGGGCCTCCAAATCAAGTTCACGAGTCCGCTGACGCACAACGTGTCGGGGACGGCCAAGGCCTGCGCTCAGACGGTCATCGCTGTGGTCTATAACCAGTCCAGTAAAAGTTTCCTgtggtggactagtaacctgaTGGTCCTTGGCGGGTCTTCTGCCTACACCTGGGTCAAAGGCATGGAGATGAAGAAGGTCCATATTCCCCAGGAGGAGTCCAAAGAGAAACTGCTAGGGGAGAAGAGTGATGCCGGGGTATAG